The following are encoded together in the Lactuca sativa cultivar Salinas chromosome 1, Lsat_Salinas_v11, whole genome shotgun sequence genome:
- the LOC111914905 gene encoding uncharacterized protein LOC111914905, translated as MATTITCTLFLLFTLHGFFWLSFCSDHVPLPLKAINVGQPAVDVTPTQIHVSSQGSKDVAFCERVTIHGISRIKLHSYAKAYRVMVVPSVVIPDKWHNKIQICFHQNASLGLCQCEKDDWRFIKKGSWSSIMSPFEQKFVDVKFVGGVSGSVTVTLDEVSQGWRYILLAVGFALLFLAPIVSTWVPFYYTSSMAIGVFAVVLIILYQGMKLLPTGRKSAFYLSIYSTLLGAGSFLVHYVSEFVNSILANFGLSQELQNPVSVFMLLAIILLGAGLGYWLVRTYVISEDGDVDIGIAQFIKWAMRVIAVTCIYLSSIDTPLAMVAVGSSISLYYMITSIKWHNHQGPLKSKKSKLWERSGQRTPKIGRAEFLRRPKKISPWNAPMNSFASPVKGMVNNTSGGRGSTESQHDFYSTFHKTPNRKKFSKKEWEEFTEESTRESVADLASSPEFTDWVIKNANRIKLLPDNGSDNEVSGSDSTDGYLLKNADKHNFFSWKRRQ; from the exons ATGGCAACTACGATCACTTGTACGCTTTTCCTATTATTCACTTTGCACGGATTCTTTTGGCTCTCGTTTTGCTCTGATCACGTCCCTCTTCCACTTAAAG CCATCAATGTGGGACAACCAGCTGTTGATGTCACCCCTACACAAATTCATGTCTCTTCTCAAGGATCTAAAGATGTTGCATTTTGTGAACGTGTTACTATACATGGCATATCAAGAATAAAACTCCATAGTTATGCCAAAGCATATCGAGTAATGGTGGTTCCATCAGTTGTGATCCCTGATAAATGGCATAACAAGATTCAAATATGTTTCCACCA GAATGCTTCACTAGGTTTATGCCAATGTGAAAAAGATGATTGGAGATTTATTAAAAAGGGTTCATGGAGTTCCATTATGTCACCATTTGAGCAAAAGTTTGTTGATGTGAAGTTTGTTGGTGGGGTGTCTGGCTCTGTAACTGTCACTCTTGATGAAG TGTCACAGGGATGGAGGTATATCTTACTTGCAGTGGGATTTGCTTTATTATTCTTGGCACCTATTGTTAGCACGTGGGTCCCCTTTTACTATACCAGTTCTATGGCTATTGGAGTTTTTGCTGTTGTTCTCATAATCCTTTATCAG GGGATGAAATTATTGCCTACTGGCAGAAAAAGCgccttttatttaagtatttattCCACATTG cTTGGTGCAGGATCTTTTCTGGTTCATTATGTCTCTGAGTTTGTCAATTCAATCCTTGCAAATTTTGGACTCAGTCAAGAGCTGCAGAATCCG GTTTCCGTATTTATGCTGCTTGCCATCATACTTTTAGGAGCGGGACTTGGTTATTGGCTGGTGCGCACTTATGTTATCTCAGAAGATGGTGACGTGGACATTGGCATAGCCCAATTCATCAAATGGGCAATGCGTGTGATTGCAGTTACATGTATTTATCTG AGCTCTATTGACACTCCTTTGGCAATGGTAGCAGTTGGTTCTTCCATATCACTATACTACATGATCACTTCTATCAAGTGGCACAATCATCA AGGTCCGTTGAAATCTAAAAAGTCAAAGCTATGGGAAAGGAGTGGTCAACGCACACCAAAGATTGGGCGTGCTGAATTTCTTAGAAGGCCAAAAAAGATTAGTCCATGGAATGCTCCGATGAATTCATTTGCTTCTCCAGTCAAAG GGATGGTGAACAACACGTCAGGAGGTAGAGGGTCAACGGAAAGTCAACATGACTTTTACTCAACGTTTCACAAGACCCCAAACAGAAAGAAGTTCTCAAAGAAAGAATGGGAGGAATTCACAGAGGAATCAACCAGAGAATCAGTTGCTGACCTGGCATCTTCGCCCGAATTCACTGATTGGGTGATCAAGAACGCCAACAGAATCAAACTCCTTCCTGATAATGGCTCAGATAATGAAGTGAGTGGCTCAGATTCTACAGATGGATATCTTTTAAAGAATGCAGATAAACATAATTTTTTCAGCTGGAAAAGACGCCAGTGA